One Campylobacter sp. RM16192 genomic region harbors:
- a CDS encoding XRE family transcriptional regulator, which translates to MDKQEFNELLKRVNLTKKEFAELVGVLPTSVNNWGSSQNIPYWVETWLLNYEKSNRYEKIKELTKDI; encoded by the coding sequence ATGGATAAACAAGAATTTAATGAATTGCTAAAAAGGGTTAATTTAACAAAAAAGGAATTTGCGGAGCTTGTGGGGGTTTTGCCTACTTCAGTTAATAATTGGGGTTCATCTCAAAATATTCCATATTGGGTAGAAACTTGGTTATTAAACTACGAAAAATCAAACCGATATGAAAAAATAAAAGAGCTTACTAAAGATATTTAA
- a CDS encoding ATPase, with protein sequence MNSAELFSNKRLSNYTSETEHRDNFLLMQKLAPKLGILEIVTRNKVAKILNIDDDTFISRQTFGYWVKVIDDKKIHNSLVDLKVIDFRKYSKFNIHGKSSMPNFQKVQICYSLLLTIRNRAFHFENLYKLNEAKAPRISTRLNNKIVGIMPDMLETFIDDVLDCFDEGLKDYFK encoded by the coding sequence ATGAACTCGGCAGAACTATTTTCAAATAAGAGATTGAGCAATTACACAAGCGAAACGGAACATAGGGATAATTTTTTATTAATGCAAAAACTAGCCCCAAAGCTTGGTATTTTAGAGATTGTTACTCGCAATAAAGTAGCTAAGATTTTAAATATTGATGATGACACATTCATATCTAGGCAAACTTTTGGATATTGGGTAAAAGTAATTGATGATAAAAAAATACATAATAGCTTGGTGGATTTAAAAGTTATCGATTTTCGTAAATATTCAAAGTTTAATATACATGGTAAGTCATCAATGCCAAATTTTCAAAAAGTTCAAATATGCTACTCTTTGCTTTTGACTATACGCAATCGAGCTTTCCATTTTGAAAACCTTTACAAGCTTAATGAAGCTAAAGCACCAAGAATATCAACCAGGCTAAATAATAAAATAGTAGGAATAATGCCTGATATGCTAGAAACATTTATTGATGATGTTTTGGATTGTTTTGATGAGGGATTAAAAGATTACTTCAAATAA
- a CDS encoding AAA family ATPase, whose amino-acid sequence MEQSITTIYATGGSGKSFLALILGVELLKKGQIQRFIYLDGDNGRTTLKNRRVDKIVERYKVEYIPLFKESDTGETLNRYTVLSELAETTGKDKLKGTLILIDSIRDFIKGDLGSDNVVMPFLNHLKTFRDCGATVIFLHHQPKQSKDPDENNEAYKGATAFIDSVDTAYFLANKSTSKDKADNKLILTLKPTKARNGAEPTAFIIDSEVFTATKDDYYKHALTAKERYTLDYAIQAINDSRVGINQSELAKKIKEQAKEDTVTVIGDNALWDFLKRYDEKEYHIIKGFRNASIYKPLTTTKSNNQIDATQYGAIEAVEFQE is encoded by the coding sequence ATGGAGCAAAGCATTACAACGATATACGCAACAGGCGGAAGCGGTAAAAGCTTTTTAGCTTTAATTTTGGGCGTAGAACTCTTAAAAAAAGGACAGATACAAAGATTTATCTATTTAGACGGCGACAACGGACGCACAACTCTTAAAAATAGGCGAGTTGATAAGATAGTCGAGCGATACAAAGTTGAATACATACCGCTATTTAAAGAGAGCGACACGGGCGAAACCCTGAACCGCTACACCGTATTATCCGAACTTGCCGAAACCACAGGCAAAGACAAGCTAAAAGGCACTTTGATACTGATTGACAGCATAAGAGACTTTATAAAAGGCGATTTGGGTAGCGATAACGTAGTAATGCCGTTTCTAAACCACTTAAAAACATTCAGGGACTGCGGGGCTACAGTTATATTTTTGCACCACCAACCAAAACAGAGCAAAGACCCTGACGAAAATAACGAAGCCTACAAAGGAGCGACCGCCTTTATCGATAGCGTTGATACCGCTTATTTTTTGGCTAATAAATCGACAAGCAAAGACAAAGCCGACAATAAACTCATTTTAACGTTAAAGCCTACAAAGGCAAGAAACGGAGCCGAGCCGACGGCATTTATCATAGATAGCGAGGTTTTTACCGCCACAAAGGACGATTATTATAAGCACGCTCTGACCGCTAAAGAGCGATATACGCTTGATTATGCTATACAAGCAATAAACGATAGTAGAGTAGGCATAAATCAAAGCGAACTAGCCAAAAAGATAAAGGAGCAGGCAAAAGAGGATACCGTAACAGTCATCGGCGATAATGCCCTATGGGACTTCTTAAAGCGGTATGATGAAAAAGAATATCACATAATAAAAGGCTTTAGAAACGCAAGCATATACAAACCACTAACCACTACTAAAAGCAACAATCAAATAGACGCTACACAATACGGAGCTATTGAAGCCGTAGAGTTTCAAGAGTAA
- a CDS encoding type II toxin-antitoxin system RelE/ParE family toxin — protein sequence MVVRRTERFNDELKAVFDFIAKDSKNRAIEFINKMLDKVELLEANPLMGRTITQNKRELIFKGYIIPYMIDDEVIYLLGVYKANEWKS from the coding sequence ATGGTAGTTAGGCGCACCGAACGATTTAATGATGAACTTAAGGCGGTATTTGATTTTATCGCAAAGGATAGCAAAAATAGGGCTATTGAGTTTATTAACAAAATGCTTGACAAAGTGGAGCTATTAGAAGCAAACCCGCTAATGGGTAGAACCATAACCCAAAACAAAAGAGAACTTATATTTAAAGGCTACATAATCCCTTATATGATAGATGATGAGGTTATTTATCTTTTAGGGGTTTATAAAGCCAATGAGTGGAAGTCGTGA
- a CDS encoding DNA/RNA nuclease SfsA: protein MTKQAKYINAMLEDKSAKAKFAYEIAKREAKGLNKLEATYQAGYQAYCAFNYYAKECQYLDKQNEHLKELIDKLEQAKPKGSYRWHGGSSQAR from the coding sequence ATGACAAAACAAGCGAAATACATTAACGCTATGCTAGAGGATAAGAGCGCAAAGGCTAAATTTGCCTACGAGATAGCAAAGCGAGAGGCAAAAGGGTTAAACAAACTAGAAGCCACATACCAAGCAGGCTATCAGGCTTATTGTGCTTTTAACTACTATGCTAAAGAGTGCCAATACCTGGATAAGCAAAACGAACATTTAAAAGAGCTAATCGACAAGCTCGAGCAAGCAAAGCCTAAAGGCTCATATCGGTGGCACGGCGGATCAAGTCAAGCTAGATAG
- a CDS encoding Fic family protein — translation MNNRNLDTSEAVKYHYGKFPPQNIDYKKIMPYLVKATDLLARYDQMILTIHNSELFLAPLRNKEAVLSSRMEGTISTLDEVLQYQADLGEQNNNLRLRSDVIETFLYSIALSDAQNSINDGYKLDEFLIRATHQKLLSVGRGASKTPGEYKTEQNYLAHQNKILFIPISPEKIQEGMQNLFSYIVNSDELPLIKVALAHIEFEALHPFKDGNGRIGRMLITLMLWQYKILSEPHFYISEYFEEHKDLYINAMRNVSEYDNWTDWVIFFLEAVSQQAKKNLDTALKIKELYEAMKLEFGKILNHKFVINTLDFIFTNPVFRNSNFINQSLAPKQTANKITKELVKNGLLRILEEQSGRRSAMYSFEPLLNIVRV, via the coding sequence GTGAATAATAGAAATTTAGATACAAGCGAAGCGGTAAAATATCATTATGGTAAATTTCCGCCTCAAAATATTGACTACAAAAAGATAATGCCCTACTTGGTAAAAGCCACTGACCTTTTAGCTAGATACGACCAAATGATTTTAACTATACATAATAGTGAGCTGTTTTTGGCTCCTTTAAGAAATAAAGAAGCCGTATTATCGTCAAGAATGGAAGGTACTATTAGTACTCTTGATGAAGTATTGCAATATCAAGCTGACTTGGGAGAGCAAAATAATAATTTACGCTTAAGGTCCGATGTTATTGAAACTTTCTTGTATAGTATTGCTTTATCTGATGCTCAAAACTCAATAAATGACGGATACAAGCTCGATGAATTTTTAATTAGAGCTACACATCAAAAACTATTAAGTGTTGGACGTGGAGCTTCAAAAACACCAGGAGAATATAAAACAGAACAGAATTATTTAGCACATCAGAACAAAATACTTTTTATACCAATAAGTCCAGAAAAAATTCAAGAGGGTATGCAAAATTTATTTAGTTATATTGTCAACAGTGATGAATTGCCACTTATCAAAGTAGCTTTGGCTCATATTGAATTTGAAGCATTACACCCATTTAAAGACGGAAATGGCAGAATTGGCAGAATGCTAATAACTCTTATGCTTTGGCAGTATAAAATTTTAAGCGAGCCACATTTTTACATAAGCGAATATTTTGAGGAGCATAAAGATTTATACATAAATGCTATGAGAAATGTTTCAGAATATGACAACTGGACTGATTGGGTTATCTTCTTTCTTGAAGCAGTAAGTCAACAGGCTAAAAAAAATTTAGACACAGCATTAAAAATAAAAGAACTTTATGAAGCAATGAAGCTAGAGTTTGGCAAAATTTTAAATCATAAATTTGTTATCAACACATTGGATTTTATTTTTACAAATCCTGTTTTTAGAAACAGTAATTTTATTAATCAAAGTTTAGCTCCGAAGCAAACTGCAAATAAAATTACAAAAGAACTTGTAAAAAATGGACTTTTGCGTATACTGGAAGAACAATCAGGCAGGCGCTCAGCTATGTATAGTTTTGAGCCGTTATTAAATATTGTAAGAGTGTAA
- a CDS encoding helix-turn-helix transcriptional regulator: MKAKKICFDKPNLAPKEAAAYLNISISTLWRFTKKDEFPKPKRLSDRTILFNKSELDDYLQRMGA; encoded by the coding sequence ATGAAAGCTAAAAAAATATGCTTTGACAAACCAAATTTGGCACCAAAAGAGGCGGCAGCATATCTTAACATCTCAATATCTACGCTTTGGCGATTTACTAAAAAAGACGAATTCCCAAAGCCTAAAAGGCTATCGGATAGAACAATACTTTTTAACAAAAGCGAGTTAGATGACTACTTGCAAAGAATGGGAGCTTAA
- a CDS encoding tyrosine-type recombinase/integrase, giving the protein MAVFTKEIELKHYKLPNDKNREWIKDISTPYLYVYANQTKKGVTKTFYYRYADNGDPRRKTNQISIGKYPSISLAEARTKANELTTMRERGEDINPEKNQAITFKDLAEQWIKKEQSKELTSFDKQIGRINNHLYPLLKDKNIKTLTRLDLSNAIEKIQDKEAKRGLSHDTSKRAFYLMRKIMDYAVSKGYIDNNPARNIIFADTFKLSKTNNFKAITDTDKLKELLKAFDDYQGSNSTKQALIFGIHTFLRSANVRRLKWQYVDFDKDLIIFPAKEMKLRNEFIMPISKQVKKILHTQKELLGLKSEYVFPSDVTNTKPLSENTLNYAIKRLGFGDDMVFHGLRTTASTLLNENIKAHGLDSEVIELCLDHRERNTVKAIYDRSQRLEDRAKLMQWWSNYLDEAKG; this is encoded by the coding sequence ATGGCAGTATTTACGAAAGAAATAGAGCTAAAGCACTACAAATTACCCAATGATAAAAATAGAGAGTGGATAAAAGATATTTCAACTCCTTACTTATATGTATATGCAAATCAAACCAAAAAAGGCGTAACTAAGACTTTTTATTATCGTTATGCAGACAATGGCGACCCAAGACGCAAAACAAATCAAATCTCTATCGGAAAATATCCAAGCATAAGCCTAGCCGAAGCAAGAACCAAAGCGAACGAGCTAACCACCATGAGAGAGCGAGGCGAGGATATAAACCCTGAAAAAAATCAAGCTATCACATTTAAAGACCTAGCCGAACAATGGATAAAAAAAGAGCAAAGCAAGGAGCTGACAAGCTTTGATAAACAGATAGGGCGCATTAATAATCATCTCTATCCGCTATTAAAGGATAAGAATATCAAGACACTCACACGACTAGACCTATCAAATGCGATAGAAAAAATACAAGACAAAGAAGCTAAAAGGGGCTTAAGCCACGATACGTCAAAGCGAGCTTTTTACCTTATGCGTAAAATTATGGATTATGCAGTGAGTAAAGGCTACATAGATAATAACCCCGCAAGAAATATCATATTTGCCGATACTTTTAAACTATCAAAGACAAATAATTTCAAAGCTATTACAGATACGGACAAGCTAAAAGAGCTTTTAAAAGCTTTTGATGATTATCAAGGCTCAAACAGCACAAAGCAGGCTTTAATATTCGGCATTCATACATTTTTACGCAGTGCAAATGTTAGAAGGCTTAAATGGCAGTATGTGGATTTTGATAAAGACCTCATCATATTCCCGGCTAAAGAGATGAAGTTAAGAAATGAATTTATTATGCCGATAAGTAAGCAAGTAAAAAAGATTTTGCATACTCAAAAAGAGCTTTTGGGCTTAAAAAGTGAGTATGTTTTTCCGAGCGATGTAACAAACACCAAGCCTTTAAGCGAAAACACGCTCAATTATGCAATTAAACGTTTAGGTTTTGGTGATGATATGGTATTTCACGGCTTACGAACGACAGCCAGCACGCTATTAAATGAAAATATCAAGGCTCACGGGCTAGACAGCGAAGTAATAGAGCTATGTTTAGACCATAGAGAGCGCAACACGGTTAAGGCAATTTATGACAGAAGCCAAAGGCTAGAGGATAGGGCTAAGCTTATGCAATGGTGGAGTAATTATTTAGATGAGGCAAAGGGGTAA